One window of Bacillus sp. THAF10 genomic DNA carries:
- a CDS encoding DUF998 domain-containing protein: MQIAYINKKNESFIRRLLLCGIVSAPLFFVLAIVQAFTRTGYDIKRHAISTLMLGDLGWIQSANFVITGLLSVLAAIGLQKLLRGSRGGTWGALLVGIYGMGMIVAGLFRPDPGLGFPEGAPANMPTSMSVHAALHSMAFFISFICLIVATIIFARLFASQGHHKWKIYCIATGILPPLLIFLGMVINSWTGIIMGCAGIVAFGWVSALAARLHTEVSYN; this comes from the coding sequence ATGCAGATTGCTTATATCAATAAGAAAAATGAAAGTTTTATAAGACGGCTTTTACTTTGTGGAATAGTTTCTGCACCACTGTTCTTCGTATTGGCTATTGTTCAAGCGTTTACACGTACAGGATATGATATAAAACGCCATGCTATCAGTACATTAATGTTAGGTGACTTAGGCTGGATCCAAAGTGCAAATTTCGTTATTACCGGGTTGCTTTCAGTTCTAGCGGCTATTGGGTTACAAAAGTTATTACGAGGCAGTAGGGGTGGCACATGGGGAGCTTTACTCGTCGGAATTTATGGAATGGGTATGATTGTCGCTGGATTATTTCGCCCAGATCCCGGTCTTGGTTTTCCAGAAGGTGCTCCTGCTAATATGCCTACATCCATGAGTGTCCATGCTGCACTCCACTCTATGGCTTTCTTTATCTCCTTTATTTGCCTGATTGTTGCAACGATTATCTTTGCACGTCTGTTTGCATCACAAGGACATCATAAGTGGAAAATTTATTGTATAGCAACGGGAATTCTTCCGCCATTGCTGATTTTTTTAGGGATGGTGATAAACAGTTGGACCGGAATCATCATGGGGTGTGCTGGAATCGTTGCTTTCGGCTGGGTATCCGCTCTTGCCGCCAGATTGCACACTGAAGTATCTTACAATTGA
- a CDS encoding alpha/beta fold hydrolase, whose product MMKTLISKDGTIIAYEKLGTGPSLVLVASAAADHKDAIQLAEQLSKHFTVYNYDRRGRGQSSDSPEYAVEREVEDIEVLINEAGGKSMLFGSSSGAVLALETASKLQEKVTKLFMYEPPFVIDDSRPRVPPNYVSHLNKLVGDGKRSDAVEYFMSEAIRIPSEILNFIKAEPSWKSMENIAHTLVYDGLIMGETQSGKPLPINKWEVKVPTAVMVGENSESYFHAASKSLVELLPQAKYFTLLGQDHSAVMFAPDLLAKEMTSFFFESS is encoded by the coding sequence ATGATGAAAACTTTAATCTCAAAAGATGGAACTATAATAGCTTATGAAAAACTAGGAACTGGCCCTTCGTTAGTATTAGTAGCATCTGCTGCAGCTGACCATAAAGATGCTATACAGCTAGCGGAACAGCTTTCTAAACATTTTACGGTTTATAATTATGATCGTCGTGGAAGAGGTCAAAGCTCTGATTCTCCAGAGTATGCTGTTGAACGTGAAGTGGAGGACATCGAGGTTCTAATAAATGAGGCTGGTGGCAAAAGCATGTTATTTGGAAGTTCTTCAGGAGCCGTATTAGCGCTTGAAACAGCCAGCAAGCTTCAAGAAAAAGTAACGAAACTATTTATGTATGAACCGCCTTTTGTTATTGATGATAGTCGTCCACGTGTTCCACCAAATTATGTTTCACATTTGAACAAATTGGTTGGCGATGGGAAACGTAGTGATGCAGTTGAGTACTTTATGAGTGAGGCGATTCGGATACCTTCTGAAATTTTGAATTTTATCAAAGCAGAGCCTTCATGGAAGTCAATGGAGAATATAGCTCATACACTTGTTTATGATGGGTTAATTATGGGTGAGACTCAATCAGGAAAACCATTACCTATTAACAAATGGGAAGTAAAGGTTCCAACAGCTGTGATGGTTGGAGAAAATAGTGAATCATATTTTCATGCCGCTTCAAAGTCCCTTGTTGAATTGTTGCCTCAAGCTAAATACTTTACTCTTTTAGGTCAAGATCATTCTGCAGTTATGTTTGCCCCAGACTTATTAGCCAAAGAGATGACAAGCTTCTTTTTTGAATCATCATGA
- a CDS encoding ABC transporter permease — translation MNGDGIIWSVLFLSLIVVNFLAITLYKKRKMPLWGAGLIIGILGPIIAFISGFVFVKIDHSMGGDGVGAAFGAAFIGIVIVSNGILYFIIGIIFLIKNFIKQRNLNHGR, via the coding sequence ATGAATGGCGATGGAATAATTTGGAGCGTATTATTTTTGAGTCTTATAGTGGTAAATTTCTTAGCAATAACTTTGTACAAGAAAAGGAAAATGCCTTTATGGGGGGCTGGTTTAATTATTGGAATTCTAGGTCCAATAATTGCTTTTATATCGGGTTTTGTTTTTGTGAAAATTGACCACAGTATGGGAGGAGACGGTGTAGGAGCAGCCTTTGGAGCTGCTTTCATAGGTATAGTCATCGTGAGCAACGGAATTCTCTATTTCATTATTGGTATCATTTTCTTGATTAAAAATTTCATTAAACAACGTAATTTAAACCATGGAAGATAA
- a CDS encoding N-acetylmuramoyl-L-alanine amidase → MKIVLDGGHHPETAGKRAPDDSLREAQFNFQVAEYTREELLTYEGVQVLFTHDYGRDVPLVERTNKANEWDGDILVSIHANAFGDGKTFNNVRGIETYSWNGPSPNGDRLAIEIQRKMMEFTKHPSNRGHKQADFHMLREFKRAAALVECGFMTNREDLALLKSDTYRKTCAKAITAAIVGVYNLTKIKEEPFMLERAIVINSAADYPVAEFLARFLKSPIHPRKNAEETQVAKEIFVVGGTQAGLKGTNFIVLSGENRFETAAKVKAYIG, encoded by the coding sequence ATGAAAATTGTATTGGATGGTGGGCATCACCCTGAGACAGCTGGAAAACGTGCACCAGATGACTCACTAAGAGAGGCGCAGTTCAACTTTCAAGTTGCAGAATACACACGAGAAGAACTATTAACTTATGAAGGAGTCCAAGTCTTATTTACTCATGATTATGGACGGGATGTACCTTTAGTGGAGAGAACAAATAAAGCAAACGAATGGGATGGAGATATTTTAGTTTCCATCCATGCAAATGCTTTTGGTGATGGTAAAACTTTTAATAATGTTAGAGGAATTGAAACGTATTCTTGGAATGGTCCCTCCCCAAATGGTGATAGATTAGCCATTGAAATTCAAAGAAAAATGATGGAGTTTACCAAACACCCTAGCAACCGAGGGCATAAACAAGCAGACTTCCACATGTTACGTGAATTTAAGCGCGCCGCAGCCCTTGTGGAATGTGGATTTATGACAAACAGAGAAGACCTTGCTTTACTCAAGTCAGATACCTATCGAAAGACTTGTGCTAAAGCCATCACTGCAGCAATTGTTGGGGTTTATAACTTAACAAAAATAAAGGAGGAGCCATTTATGTTAGAGCGAGCGATTGTCATAAATTCAGCAGCTGATTATCCTGTTGCTGAATTCTTAGCAAGGTTTTTGAAAAGCCCGATTCATCCACGGAAGAATGCAGAAGAAACTCAAGTTGCTAAAGAAATCTTCGTTGTAGGTGGTACACAAGCAGGATTAAAAGGAACGAATTTTATTGTTTTATCAGGTGAAAATCGATTTGAGACAGCAGCGAAAGTAAAAGCCTATATCGGATAA
- a CDS encoding phage holin, producing MSENSQENKVTIRPVSKGAWFRIVFLALALVNQVLVVYGKSPLPITQDELKELVTAVWTGVAALYAWWKDNDWTVKARSRVK from the coding sequence ATGTCTGAGAACTCACAAGAAAATAAGGTGACGATAAGGCCGGTTTCAAAGGGTGCATGGTTTCGGATTGTTTTTCTCGCGTTAGCGCTTGTGAATCAAGTGTTGGTGGTCTATGGAAAGTCACCTCTACCCATCACGCAAGATGAATTAAAGGAGCTTGTTACAGCAGTGTGGACTGGTGTGGCAGCGCTGTATGCTTGGTGGAAGGATAATGATTGGACTGTAAAAGCAAGAAGCAGAGTCAAATAA
- the lexA gene encoding transcriptional repressor LexA, producing the protein MKLSKRQQDILEYIKQEVQAKGYPPSVREIGEAVGLASSSTVHGHLARLESKGLIRRDPTKPRAIEIMEDELVPKISAVNVPIIGKVTAGQPITAIENVEDYFPLPDRYVAPDEQVFMLEVMGDSMIEAGILDGDYVIVRQQQSANNGDIVVAMTEEDEATVKRFFKEKDYIRLQPENSTLEPIIVRNVSILGKVIGVYRNIH; encoded by the coding sequence ATGAAACTATCAAAAAGACAACAGGACATCTTGGAGTATATAAAACAAGAAGTACAAGCAAAAGGCTATCCGCCTTCGGTTCGTGAAATTGGTGAAGCAGTTGGCCTTGCATCAAGTTCTACCGTTCATGGCCACTTAGCTAGACTAGAAAGCAAGGGATTAATACGTAGAGACCCTACAAAGCCTCGAGCGATTGAAATTATGGAGGATGAGCTAGTTCCTAAAATTTCAGCAGTCAATGTTCCTATCATAGGTAAAGTTACTGCAGGTCAGCCTATTACAGCTATTGAAAATGTGGAGGATTACTTCCCACTTCCTGACCGTTATGTCGCTCCAGATGAACAAGTGTTCATGCTTGAGGTAATGGGTGATAGTATGATCGAGGCTGGAATTTTAGATGGGGATTATGTCATTGTTCGACAGCAGCAATCTGCCAATAATGGTGATATTGTGGTTGCGATGACAGAAGAGGACGAGGCTACTGTTAAACGCTTCTTTAAAGAAAAGGATTATATCCGTTTGCAGCCAGAAAATTCTACCTTAGAACCAATTATTGTTCGCAATGTAAGTATTTTAGGTAAAGTAATTGGTGTATACCGTAATATCCATTAA
- a CDS encoding recombinase family protein, which produces MKGIVYCRVSTKKETQETSLQRQKEELLSLAKVLGIEVEKIVEEQASGYELEREGVFEIIEKISTSEIDALLIQDETRLGRGNAKIALFHWLRKHEVKIYSISDNGELSLSDSDSMVLDIVAIVEEYQRKLHNLKIKRGMKRAVNNGYNPAKNLRNIHQSPGREKIEVPVEEIIRLRNNKLTFHEIAATLRGLGYSVSKATVNRRYREYKEAMDSGLLVKKEDV; this is translated from the coding sequence ATGAAGGGAATCGTATATTGCCGCGTGAGCACCAAAAAAGAAACGCAGGAAACATCATTGCAAAGACAGAAGGAAGAACTGCTTTCTTTAGCAAAGGTTTTAGGAATTGAAGTGGAAAAAATAGTAGAAGAGCAAGCTAGCGGCTATGAGCTTGAACGAGAAGGGGTTTTTGAAATCATTGAAAAAATCTCTACATCTGAAATAGATGCATTATTAATTCAGGATGAAACAAGACTAGGAAGGGGAAATGCGAAAATTGCTTTATTCCATTGGCTCCGGAAACATGAAGTGAAAATTTATTCGATTTCTGACAACGGGGAACTGTCTCTTTCAGATTCAGATAGCATGGTGTTGGATATTGTCGCCATTGTGGAAGAATATCAAAGAAAATTACATAACCTAAAAATAAAAAGGGGGATGAAAAGAGCAGTAAATAATGGCTACAATCCAGCAAAAAACCTCCGTAATATTCACCAAAGTCCTGGTAGAGAGAAGATAGAGGTCCCTGTGGAAGAAATCATTAGACTGAGAAATAACAAACTTACCTTTCATGAAATAGCCGCGACATTAAGAGGTCTTGGTTATTCTGTTTCTAAAGCAACAGTAAACAGGCGCTACCGAGAATACAAAGAAGCCATGGATAGCGGTTTGCTTGTAAAAAAAGAGGACGTTTAG
- a CDS encoding DUF896 domain-containing protein, whose protein sequence is MLSKEKIARINALSKKKKTTGLTKEEEVEQKKLREEYIKTFRASMENTLQGVTIVDPEGNDVTPEKLKESKKNLKH, encoded by the coding sequence ATGCTATCAAAAGAGAAGATTGCCCGAATTAATGCATTATCCAAAAAGAAAAAAACAACAGGGCTAACAAAAGAAGAAGAAGTAGAACAAAAGAAGCTACGCGAGGAGTATATCAAGACGTTTCGTGCTTCCATGGAAAACACGTTGCAAGGGGTAACGATAGTCGACCCTGAGGGAAATGATGTTACTCCTGAAAAGTTAAAAGAAAGCAAAAAGAATTTAAAGCATTAA
- the tkt gene encoding transketolase — MTQQIDQLSINTIRTLSIDAIEKANSGHPGMPMGAAPMGYSLWTRFMNHNPNNPNWFNRDRFVLSAGHGSMLLYSLLHLGGYDVSMDDLKEFRQWGSKTPGHPEFGHTPGVDATTGPLGQGIAMGVGMAMAERHLAATYNKEDMELVNHYTYSICGDGDLMEGISGESASLAAHLKLGRFIVLYDSNDISLDGDLDRSFSESVELRFKGYGWQYIRVEDGNNLEEIAAAVEEARSDVNRPTLIEVKTTIGYGSPNRSGTSDVHGAPLGSDELKLTKEYYKWTFESDFHVPEEVYAHFKQTVAEKGGKAEAEWNELFQQYKEKYPELGNQLESAMAGQLPEGWDKDLPVYEEGKSLASRASSGEVLNAIAKNVPYFFGGSADLAGSNKTNIKNEADFTAEDYSGRNIWFGVREFAMGAALNGMALHGGLKVYGGTFFVFSDYLRPAIRLAALQQLPVTFVFTHDSIAVGEDGPTHEPIEQLPSLRAMPNLSVIRPADGNETAAAWKVAMESEKTPTALVLTRQNLPTIKGTDQTALEGVRKGAYVISESGKDIADALLLATGSEVGLAVEAQKALQQEGIHVSVVSMPAWDRFEQQSQEYKNSVLPKDVKKRLGIEMATPLGWERYTGDEGDVLAINTFGASAPGERIMKEYGFTVENVVARVKALLDK, encoded by the coding sequence ATGACACAACAGATAGATCAACTTTCCATTAATACAATTCGTACATTATCCATTGATGCAATTGAGAAGGCAAATTCCGGACATCCAGGGATGCCGATGGGTGCAGCACCTATGGGTTATTCGTTATGGACTAGATTTATGAACCATAACCCTAACAACCCTAATTGGTTTAACAGAGACCGCTTTGTTCTTTCTGCGGGTCATGGTTCGATGTTACTTTACAGTCTCCTGCATTTAGGTGGGTACGACGTTTCCATGGACGACCTGAAAGAATTTCGTCAATGGGGTAGCAAAACACCAGGCCACCCAGAGTTTGGCCACACACCTGGAGTAGATGCTACTACTGGTCCTCTTGGACAAGGTATTGCAATGGGTGTTGGAATGGCAATGGCAGAAAGACACTTAGCTGCAACCTATAATAAAGAGGATATGGAGCTTGTTAATCACTATACATACAGCATTTGTGGTGATGGCGACTTAATGGAAGGGATTTCTGGTGAATCTGCATCCCTTGCTGCACACTTAAAGCTTGGTCGCTTCATCGTTCTTTACGATTCCAACGACATTTCCCTTGATGGCGATTTAGACCGCTCATTCTCTGAGAGTGTGGAGCTACGTTTCAAAGGATATGGCTGGCAATACATTCGTGTAGAGGATGGAAACAATCTTGAAGAAATTGCCGCAGCAGTAGAAGAAGCCCGTAGCGATGTAAACCGCCCAACACTAATTGAGGTAAAAACAACGATTGGTTACGGCTCACCTAACCGCTCTGGTACTTCTGATGTTCACGGAGCTCCTCTTGGCTCTGATGAGCTGAAGCTTACTAAAGAGTATTACAAATGGACATTTGAAAGTGACTTCCATGTACCTGAAGAAGTATATGCTCATTTTAAACAAACAGTCGCGGAAAAAGGGGGAAAAGCTGAAGCAGAATGGAACGAGCTTTTCCAACAATATAAAGAAAAATATCCTGAACTAGGAAATCAATTAGAATCAGCAATGGCTGGTCAACTTCCAGAAGGCTGGGATAAAGACCTTCCTGTATATGAAGAAGGAAAAAGCCTTGCTTCACGTGCTTCCTCTGGTGAAGTGCTAAATGCAATTGCTAAAAATGTCCCTTATTTCTTTGGAGGATCTGCTGACTTAGCGGGCTCCAACAAAACTAATATTAAAAACGAAGCGGACTTTACTGCAGAAGATTACAGTGGACGAAACATTTGGTTTGGTGTTCGTGAATTTGCAATGGGTGCAGCGTTAAATGGGATGGCTTTACACGGTGGTTTAAAAGTATATGGAGGAACATTCTTCGTATTCTCAGACTATCTTCGTCCAGCAATTCGTCTTGCAGCGCTACAGCAACTTCCAGTAACATTTGTGTTTACGCATGATAGCATTGCTGTTGGAGAAGATGGCCCGACTCACGAGCCAATTGAACAACTTCCATCCTTGCGTGCGATGCCAAATCTTTCTGTGATTCGTCCTGCAGATGGAAACGAAACAGCAGCAGCATGGAAGGTTGCAATGGAATCAGAAAAAACTCCAACAGCATTAGTGTTAACACGTCAAAACCTGCCAACAATCAAAGGAACCGATCAAACGGCACTTGAAGGAGTTAGAAAAGGTGCCTATGTCATTTCTGAGTCTGGAAAAGACATTGCCGATGCCTTATTGCTAGCTACTGGGTCTGAGGTTGGACTTGCTGTGGAAGCTCAAAAAGCATTACAACAAGAAGGAATTCATGTATCGGTTGTCAGCATGCCAGCATGGGATCGTTTTGAGCAACAATCCCAAGAATACAAAAATTCCGTCCTGCCAAAAGATGTGAAGAAACGCTTAGGTATTGAAATGGCTACTCCACTAGGCTGGGAGCGTTATACTGGAGACGAAGGGGACGTGCTAGCCATTAACACATTTGGTGCCTCTGCTCCAGGAGAGAGAATTATGAAAGAGTATGGCTTTACTGTTGAAAATGTAGTAGCAAGAGTGAAAGCCTTGCTAGATAAGTAA
- the sirA gene encoding sporulation inhibitor of replication protein SirA yields MREYMIYLIEEEIAKHYAGNEIKLFQLFQQYEQDERLHSIVKQQVDYVTLAIPAIQLQQSLNRALKLTNNYHSFHHKVEKEDSSANLIIYEKYLKLISTGSFEAEAIFFEVIRKQAPYFLAIDTKSKRYGWLQPIKQRKFV; encoded by the coding sequence ATGCGTGAGTATATGATTTATTTAATAGAAGAAGAAATAGCGAAACACTATGCAGGCAATGAAATAAAATTGTTTCAGTTATTTCAACAATATGAACAAGATGAAAGACTCCATAGCATTGTAAAGCAACAAGTAGACTATGTTACCTTAGCAATTCCTGCTATTCAACTACAGCAATCATTAAATAGAGCACTTAAATTGACGAATAACTATCACTCATTCCACCATAAAGTAGAAAAGGAAGATTCGTCTGCAAATCTTATCATTTATGAAAAATATCTAAAACTAATTTCCACCGGCTCTTTTGAAGCGGAGGCGATCTTTTTTGAAGTTATTCGCAAACAAGCCCCTTATTTCCTCGCGATCGATACTAAATCCAAACGATATGGGTGGTTGCAACCAATAAAACAAAGAAAATTTGTTTGA
- a CDS encoding YneF family protein: MELWLAILLIVLALIGGVALGFFIARKYMMTYLKKNPPINEQMLRVMMMQMGMKPSQKKINQMMSAMSKQMK, from the coding sequence ATGGAATTATGGCTTGCGATTTTGCTTATTGTATTGGCCCTAATCGGTGGAGTAGCATTAGGATTTTTCATCGCCCGTAAATACATGATGACTTACCTAAAGAAAAACCCGCCAATTAATGAGCAAATGTTACGTGTGATGATGATGCAAATGGGAATGAAACCATCCCAAAAGAAAATTAATCAGATGATGTCTGCGATGAGCAAACAAATGAAATAA
- a CDS encoding ABC transporter transmembrane domain-containing protein: MSIFKDLWWFFKQERRSYIPGVILLAFVAFLELIPPRIVGMTVDYIVEGTLTEGTILTLMLVLLGTAVFVYVFRYLWRILIFGPAVRLSRLLRNNLYEHFTKMSQSFYQRKRVGDLMAHSTNDLQAIQQTAGAGVLTLVDSLMTGGFVLIAMAATISWKLTLICLIPLPFMALSTSYYGSLLHKTFHKAQAAFSSLNDKVQESVNGVKVIKTFGQEKEEITEFEKQAEDVVKKNVTVAKIDSLFDPTIGLIIGISFFLAIVFGSRYVLLNEMTIGELIAFTTYLGLLIWPMLAFGWLFNIVERGRASYDRVSALLKEEVDIKDTEHSITTVPTGSIRYQVEGFTYPNEQQPLMKNINFELHQGETLGIVGKTGSGKTTLLKMLIREFDGVNGDIRIGDIPIKSLTLNSLRQVIGYVPQDHFLFSATIADNIAFAVPDASFDDIIQAAKLANIHEDIIQFSDGYQTMVGERGVSLSGGQKQRLSIARALLMNPEILILDDSLSAVDAKTEESILHALKENRQGKTTIITSHRLSAIKHAQIILVLEDGEIVQRGTHEELMNEVGWYKDMYHRQQLESLVEHGG, translated from the coding sequence ATGAGTATTTTTAAGGATCTGTGGTGGTTTTTCAAACAGGAAAGAAGGTCATACATACCTGGTGTAATTCTACTTGCCTTTGTTGCCTTTTTGGAATTAATTCCGCCCAGAATAGTTGGTATGACAGTCGATTATATCGTCGAAGGAACCCTTACAGAGGGTACTATTCTTACATTGATGCTCGTACTACTCGGTACTGCTGTTTTCGTGTATGTGTTTCGATATTTATGGAGAATCTTGATTTTTGGACCAGCCGTACGTTTGTCAAGATTATTGCGAAATAATTTATATGAGCATTTCACGAAAATGTCGCAAAGCTTCTATCAACGTAAACGTGTAGGTGACTTAATGGCACATTCTACAAATGACCTGCAAGCCATTCAGCAAACTGCAGGGGCTGGTGTATTGACACTCGTTGATTCTTTGATGACAGGTGGATTTGTATTAATCGCCATGGCGGCAACCATCAGCTGGAAGCTTACCTTAATTTGTCTAATTCCTCTACCGTTTATGGCGTTGTCGACAAGTTATTATGGATCACTACTTCACAAAACCTTTCATAAAGCTCAGGCAGCATTCTCCTCTCTTAATGATAAAGTACAGGAAAGTGTAAACGGTGTGAAAGTAATTAAAACCTTTGGCCAAGAAAAAGAAGAAATAACGGAGTTTGAAAAACAAGCAGAGGATGTAGTGAAAAAGAATGTAACGGTCGCGAAAATAGACTCCCTGTTTGACCCAACGATTGGGTTGATTATCGGCATCTCCTTTTTCCTTGCGATTGTTTTTGGTTCAAGGTACGTTCTTTTGAATGAAATGACGATTGGTGAATTAATTGCATTCACAACCTATTTAGGATTACTAATCTGGCCGATGCTCGCATTTGGATGGCTTTTCAATATTGTCGAGCGCGGACGTGCTTCCTATGATCGTGTCTCTGCCTTACTTAAAGAAGAAGTAGACATAAAGGATACGGAACATTCCATCACAACGGTTCCAACAGGAAGCATTCGATACCAGGTAGAGGGCTTTACCTATCCTAATGAACAACAGCCATTAATGAAGAATATCAACTTTGAGTTACATCAAGGAGAAACGCTTGGTATTGTTGGAAAAACCGGAAGTGGGAAAACAACATTGTTAAAAATGTTGATTCGTGAATTCGATGGGGTTAATGGAGATATCCGTATAGGAGATATACCTATAAAAAGTCTCACACTAAATTCATTAAGGCAGGTCATAGGCTATGTTCCACAGGATCATTTTCTATTTTCCGCAACGATTGCCGATAATATTGCCTTTGCAGTCCCTGATGCATCATTCGATGATATTATTCAGGCTGCAAAACTCGCTAATATTCACGAAGATATTATTCAATTTTCAGATGGTTATCAAACGATGGTAGGAGAAAGAGGGGTTTCTCTGTCTGGTGGACAAAAGCAAAGGCTATCTATCGCACGGGCACTTCTGATGAATCCTGAAATTCTTATTTTAGATGATTCCTTATCAGCAGTGGATGCGAAAACAGAAGAAAGCATTTTACATGCATTAAAAGAAAACAGACAAGGAAAAACCACGATTATTACCTCGCACCGATTAAGCGCAATCAAACACGCTCAAATTATTTTAGTACTAGAGGATGGGGAAATTGTTCAAAGAGGAACGCATGAAGAGTTAATGAATGAAGTTGGGTGGTATAAGGACATGTATCATCGTCAGCAGTTAGAATCTTTAGTGGAGCATGGGGGTTAG
- a CDS encoding ABC transporter ATP-binding protein, with protein sequence MNNQTITAKEQRLVLKRLLGYAKPHTKQFVFAFSLLVLATIGEIVGPLIIKIFIDDYLTPQIMDTGPIVTLASLYIGILLAKVVITYFQLLKFQEISLKIIQELRIDIFAKVQSLGLKFFDKTPGGSIVSRVTNDTEAIKDMFVSVISTFVQNGVFLIGIFIAMFLLNVQLAFFCLLIIPIILAIMATYRHFSSRFYADMRERLSQLNAKLNESLQGMGIIQVFRQERRLRKEFADINEAHYQAGVKNIKLDGLLLRPAIDFVYVLSLILVLSYFGISSIGSTIEIGVLYAFVNYLGRFFEPVNQMMMRLSMYQQAIVSASRVFQLLDEKELAPTAVNKPNEASVTSGKIEFKNVTFSYDGKRDVLKNISFTANPGETVALVGHTGSGKSSIINLLMRFYEYNQGDILIDDFSLKECKEEELRTKMGLVLQDPFLFYGSINHNIRLHNPAISDEEIKDAAEFVQAAPFIQKLPDQYEQLVVERGSTFSSGQRQLIAFARTIATKPKILVLDEATANIDTETEEAIQTALERMRKGRTTIAIAHRLSTIQDAEQILVLHQGEIVERGNHQELLNQEGLYHKMYLLQNGQTEKVKDVLAQ encoded by the coding sequence GTGAACAACCAAACAATTACGGCAAAAGAACAACGTCTCGTTTTAAAACGTCTTCTTGGTTATGCTAAGCCTCATACAAAACAATTTGTTTTTGCATTTAGCCTGCTGGTGCTGGCTACCATTGGAGAAATTGTGGGTCCTTTAATTATAAAGATTTTTATCGATGATTATCTCACTCCACAAATAATGGATACAGGCCCAATTGTAACTCTCGCAAGTTTGTATATTGGTATTTTACTCGCGAAAGTAGTCATTACTTACTTTCAGTTATTAAAATTTCAAGAGATTTCATTAAAGATAATTCAAGAGCTGCGAATTGATATTTTTGCGAAGGTACAAAGTCTTGGGTTGAAGTTTTTTGATAAGACGCCTGGGGGAAGTATTGTTTCTAGGGTTACAAATGATACAGAAGCGATAAAGGATATGTTTGTCAGTGTAATTTCTACTTTTGTACAAAATGGCGTATTTTTAATTGGGATTTTTATTGCTATGTTTCTACTTAATGTACAGTTGGCATTCTTTTGTCTTTTAATCATTCCGATTATCTTGGCGATAATGGCCACCTATCGTCATTTTAGTTCGAGATTTTATGCAGACATGCGAGAAAGGCTTAGTCAGCTGAATGCGAAATTGAATGAATCTTTGCAAGGAATGGGGATCATTCAGGTGTTTCGTCAAGAACGCAGACTTCGAAAAGAATTTGCAGACATTAACGAAGCCCATTATCAAGCAGGAGTAAAAAACATTAAGCTAGATGGTTTACTGTTAAGACCTGCGATTGACTTTGTTTATGTATTGTCCCTTATTTTAGTGTTAAGTTATTTTGGCATATCGTCTATAGGCAGTACGATAGAAATTGGGGTACTGTATGCTTTTGTCAATTACTTAGGGAGATTTTTTGAACCTGTTAATCAAATGATGATGCGGTTATCCATGTATCAGCAAGCAATTGTGTCAGCATCAAGGGTTTTTCAATTATTGGACGAAAAAGAGCTTGCACCGACAGCTGTAAACAAACCAAATGAAGCATCTGTCACTTCAGGAAAAATTGAGTTTAAAAATGTGACATTCTCCTATGACGGGAAACGAGATGTGTTAAAAAATATTTCTTTTACCGCAAATCCAGGTGAGACCGTAGCACTTGTTGGCCATACGGGAAGCGGAAAAAGCTCCATTATTAATCTGTTAATGAGGTTCTATGAATATAATCAAGGCGACATATTAATTGATGATTTCTCTTTAAAAGAATGTAAGGAAGAAGAACTGCGAACAAAAATGGGACTTGTCCTTCAGGATCCATTTCTTTTCTATGGTTCCATCAATCACAATATACGTCTGCATAATCCTGCTATTTCAGATGAGGAAATTAAAGATGCTGCTGAATTTGTTCAAGCCGCCCCATTTATCCAAAAGCTTCCTGATCAGTATGAACAATTAGTTGTAGAAAGAGGCTCTACTTTCTCAAGCGGACAGCGCCAACTTATTGCATTTGCCAGAACGATTGCGACCAAGCCGAAAATTCTAGTGCTTGATGAAGCAACAGCGAATATTGATACAGAAACAGAGGAGGCCATTCAAACGGCTCTTGAGAGGATGCGCAAAGGAAGAACGACGATTGCTATTGCTCATAGACTATCTACAATTCAAGATGCCGAGCAAATTCTTGTCTTGCACCAAGGGGAAATTGTGGAGCGTGGAAATCATCAAGAGCTTTTAAATCAAGAGGGACTATATCATAAAATGTACCTTCTTCAAAATGGGCAAACAGAAAAAGTGAAAGATGTTTTAGCACAATAA